In Drosophila pseudoobscura strain MV-25-SWS-2005 chromosome 4, UCI_Dpse_MV25, whole genome shotgun sequence, the following proteins share a genomic window:
- the Pih1D1 gene encoding uncharacterized protein Pih1D1 isoform X1, which produces MARRTNFIDGSDSFREQNLRFVRNEFEDNVNQFFGGANPSGNIQQQQQAPPRDALIVQPTPDGNELDSRRQFLRQLGASPAVAHALAMRTLEVPNFDLRHFQRRRYRLSVELGDRQSQPEIDAVVLQSIGTLVEKSEQNRIQSRPRTPSPPRNINWHNNRDISPQQIERSRPRTRDVDDNIRGRPRGAPGLREILPSGPIEAGPPPGRRNDVPPAGRRDDNFPPGRRDVAPQGRRNDSPPVPHGRRNDCPPSPRINVPQGRRNDVSPGRRDAVPFGPTHNISPARRGGHRDAIPSANVPIVRRNEAQPGRREAVPSGPRNDVQPGPRENVSQGRRDAAPSGPRDNVPAARRNNRSDAVPPAHRDIVPPTRRNASGARENVPSGRRAPPGPGAAIPTVPMDSIPPRGQPIAGAGPRKTVPPVHIDPVPQVGRKQVVPQGPSAVLPPVRGKHGPHGRVEPVAGRGPPSLGKPAGPPVRGKPNPPNRRNNSAGPPGRVEPVTGRLAHVPPGRRQPGPPGRRDNSQGFVERIDLTEMSSHVCSPPHFDGGRNDSYPNNHPDRFPNNRNENFEINNRGMDAEFCGQPDFNDPRFNDANRGPGPDAFLVNQRQNIDRDDDFQRQQHGFDRPQGQPIFMGNPNTEFCDSEPNFGGQQQQSRQMGGRPQIGNNYQRFFHNDQVTILRTDLVDHNERNFDGNFGDRSPDNFGPNDRRFEGNCRNLGDAPRFNDDRDGRQFMDEERIRGQQQADNFGRPQEQRNENWRFYNSEPERSHHFDRSLERNDPNNRDLRFNLNNDPNNRELRFNLNNDDRNAHGRDRIDRIDRNDRFVDDDNCRDQMMFNDSGPGPFQSNQIQFGGDHRFENDGDFDQQRRQFDGDFNQFPQREFDSFRDDFQPNHYQVNVDIDYQDRGDQRRPMDRRNDRSGSGYRNPNAHNQERNTARNTNRSNQPREATRNANFGGSHENRTNSSADRAAKAPRNSNPVARGGKSTAGPNPSQNQKKPNQSTIPVKGGNPVGKNTLAGPNQEATTVRNLANPGGVPKPAAAATPGPRKLPGKPPEANPRAGQKRTAEEALPVGGEVKRRKVIKGKRFLIGGRKLPYVAFDQVLPQEEAESYAVTFFEQTPNYNTNVYANEDGKVVQGHEDDDSSDTDSLELPENTRGGGRQYGKKQKLNRMRKEWTALYRTKSYKDWDCWWTDYKWCGNEINKVLEKFENRNLQHRFIPIYKRYTTEQVVNTVLKLGHVALEKNTFNVQRNMRAIFLLMDSTFLQNLKMENIEQLENLIRRVPNHLWLYKLRSMVYMWSKYHEILKDPPKTLRKAIHNAYARKWKTPMFHWLAKQAFDELHAISEISWPDHNRLYPGIKKPTKK; this is translated from the exons atgGCACGCCGCACTAATTTTATTGATGGCAGCGACAGTTTTCGCGAGCAGAATCTACGTTTTGTTCGG AATGAGTTTGAGGATAATGTTAACCAGTTCTTTGGGGGCGCCAACCCATCTGGCAAtatacagcagcagcagcaggcgccaCCGCGGGACGCTTTGATTGTGCAACCCACACCAG ACGGCAATGAGCTGGACAGTCGTCGCCAGTTCCTGCGCCAGTTGGGCGCCAGTCCGGCAGTGGCACACGCCCTGGCCATGCGCACCCTCGAGGTGCCCAATTTCGATCTGCGCCACTTCCAGCGGCGCCGCTATCGCTTGAGCGTCGAACTGGGCGACCGACAGTCACAGCCCGAAATTGATGCCGTTGTGCTTCAGTCGATCGGCACTCTGGTGGAGAAGTCCGAACAGAATCGAATCCAGAGTCGTCCACGCACACCGTCGCCGCCGCGCAACATCAACTGGCACAACAATCGCGACATATCGCCGCAGCAGATTGAACGATCACGTCCACGCACACGAGATGTCGATGATAACATTCGGGGCCGTCCCAGGGGCGCACCAGGTCTCAGGGAGATCCTTCCATCAGGCCCAATAGAGGCTGGCCCACCCCCAGGTCGCAGGAATGATGTGCCACCGGCAGGCCGCCGGGATGACAATTTCCCGCCAGGACGCAGAGATGTTGCTCCACAAGGACGCAGGAATGATAGTCCGCCGGTTCCACATGGTCGCAGGAATGATTGTCCACCTTCTCCAAGAATAAACGTTCCACAAGGTCGCAGGAATGATGTATCACCAGGTCGCAGAGATGCTGTTCCTTTTGGTCCTACACACAATATTTCACCAGCTCGCAGGGGTGGTCACAGAGATGCTATTCCATCTGCAAATGTACCAATAGTACGCCGCAATGAAGCCCAACCAGGACGCAGAGAGGCTGTTCCTTCTGGTCCCAGAAATGATGTTCAACCCGGTCCCAGAGAGAATGTTTCACAAGGTCGCAGAGATGCTGCTCCTTCGGGGCCCAGAGACAACGTTCCAGCAGCACGCAGGAATAATCGCAGCGACGCTGTTCCACCTGCTCACAGAGATATTGTACCACCAACACGCCGGAATGCTTCTGGTGCCAGAGAGAATGTACCATCGGGGCGCAGAGCACCACCAGGTCCCGGCGCGGCAATCCCAACAGTTCCCATGGACTCAATACCTCCTCGTGGCCAGCCGATTGCTGGAGCAGGTCCCAGAAAGACTGTACCGCCAGTTCACATTGACCCTGTCCCACAAGTAGGCCGGAAGCAGGTTGTTCCACAAGGTCCCAGTGCGGTACTGCCACCAGTACGCGGAAAACATGGCCCACACGGCCGCGTAGAGCCTGTCGCAGGTCGCGGCCCTCCAAGTCTCGGAAAACCTGCTGGTCCCCCAGTTCGCGGAAAGCCTAATCCCCCCAATCGCAGGAACAATAGTGCAGGCCCACCCGGTCGCGTAGAGCCTGTCACAGGTCGCCTGGCACATGTGCCTCCAGGTCGTAGGCAGCCAGGCCCACCCGGACGTCGGGACAACAGTCAAGGATTTGTCGAACGGATAGATCTGACGGAGATGTCCAGCCATGTGTGCAGTCCTCCCCACTTCGACGGCGGTCGCAATGATTCCTATCCGAATAATCACCCAGATCGCTTTCCGAACAATCGTAATGAGAATTTTGAGATCAACAATCGTGGCATGGATGCAGAGTTTTGCGGCCAGCCGGACTTCAATGATCCACGCTTCAACGACGCCAACCGCGGACCTGGCCCTGATGCCTTTTTGGTCAACCAACGTCAGAACATCGATCGCGACGACGACTTTCAGCGCCAGCAGCATGGCTTTGATCGTCCACAGGGGCAACCCATTTTTATGGGCAATCCAAACACAGAATTTTGCGATTCTGAGCCCAACTTTGGgggacagcaacagcagtcaAGACAAATGGGGGGACGCCCCCAAATTGGGAACAACTACCAGCGTTTTTTCCACAACGATCAAGTAACGATTCTACGTACGGATTTGGTCGATCACAACGAACGCAATTTCGATGGCAACTTTGGCGATCGTAGTCCAGATAACTTTGGTCCGAATGATCGCCGCTTTGAGGGCAACTGTCGTAATCTTGGGGATGCTCCACGTTTCAACGATGACAGAGATGGCCGGCAGTTTATGGATGAAGAACGAATTCGtggacagcagcaggcggaTAATTTTGGACGTCCACAGGAACAGCGGAACGAAAATTGGCGTTTCTACAACAGCGAGCCGGAGCGCTCTCATCACTTTGATCGCAGCTTAGAGCGCAACGATCCGAACAACAGAGATCTGCGTTTCAATTTGAACAACGATCCGAACAACAGAGAGCTTCGTTTCAATTTGAACAACGATGATCGTAATGCACACGGACGCGATCGTATTGATCGTATCGATCGTAATGATCGCTTCGTTGACGACGACAATTGTCGTGATCAGATGATGTTTAATGACTCTGGACCTGGACCCTTTCAATCCAATCAAATTCAGTTCGGTGGCGATCACCGCTTTGAGAACGATGGCGACTTCGATCAGCAGCGGCGCCAGTTTGATGGCGATTTCAATCAGTTTCCACAGCGAGAGTTTGACAGTTTCCGTGACGATTTCCAACCAAATCATTATCAAGTCAATGTTGATATCGACTATCAAGACAGAGGAGACCAACGTCGTCCTATGGATCGTCGTAATGATCGCTCTGGCAGTGGCTACCGCAACCCAAATGCTCACAATCAAGAACGCAACACAGCCAGGAATACAAACCGTTCCAATCAACCACGAGAGGCTACGCGGAATGCCAATTTTGGCGGTTCCCATGAAAACCGAACCAATTCATCCGCAGATCGTGCCGCAAAGGCACCAAGAAATTCAAACCCTGTAGCCAGAGGTGGCAAATCAACCGCTGGTCCAAATCCAAGTCAGAATCagaaaaaaccaaatcaaTCAACCATACCAGTTAAAGGTGGAAACCCTGTGGGCAAGAACACTTTGGCTGGCCCAAACCAGGAGGCCACGACAGTCAGGAATCTGGCCAATCCTGGTGGTGTCCCGAAgccagcagccgccgccactCCAGGGCCTAGGAAATTGCCGGGCAAGCCGCCAGAGGCAAACCCTCGTGCTG GACAAAAGCGCACCGCTGAGGAAGCGCTGCCCGTTGGTGGCGAGGTCAAGCGACGCAAAGTCATCAAGGGTAAGCGTTTCCTTATCGGCGGCAGAAAGCTGCCCTATGTCGCATTCGATCAAGTGTTGccgcaggaggaggcggagtcCTATGCTGTGACCTTCTTCGAGCAAACACCCAACTACAACACGAACGTCTATGCCAACGAGGATGGCAAAGTTGTGCAGGGCCACGAGGACGATGATAGCTCGGACACCGATTCACTGGAGTTGCCCGAAAACACAAGAGGCGGGGGCAGGCAATatggtaaaaaacaaaaactcaatCGGATGCGCAAGGAATGGACCGCTTTGTATCGTACGAAGAGCTACAAAGACTGGGACTGCTGGTGGACGGATTACAAGTGGTGTGGGAACGAGATCAACAAAGTGCTGGAGAAATTCGAGAACCGGAATCTGCAGCATCGCTTCATACCAATCTACAAAAGATACACCACCGAGCAAGTGGTCAACACGGTCTTAAAATTGGGACACGTGGCACTGGAGAAGAACACATTCAATGTGCAGCGCAACATGCGGGCCATTTTCTTGCTGATGGACAGTACTTTCCTCCAAAATCTGAAGATGGAGAATATTGAGCAGCTGGAGAACTTGATACGGCGTGTGCCCAACCATTTGTGGCTGTACAAGCTCCGTAGCATGGTCTATATGTGGTCGAAATATCATGAAATCTTGAAGGACCCTCCAAAAACTTTAAGAAAAGCAATACACAATGCATATGCCAGAAAATGGAAGACACCCATGTTCCACTGGCTGGCCAAGCAGGCCTTTGATGAGCTTCAC GCAATCAGTGAAATCTCTTGGCCGGATCACAATCGTCTCTATCCGGGCATAAAGAAGCCAACGAAGAAATAA
- the LOC4816525 gene encoding probable cyclin-dependent serine/threonine-protein kinase DDB_G0292550 isoform X1: MDFRNKNDVYGIGQRRLGIGNSIGSGSGLGAAFYAPNFGNDGGGFSYNNSNTNNMQLDRGHNQGFGNRNSSPDMGGNFNRNRSTNENNFSYNDNNRQRDLEMISRDAASNSYLRGLENRSNFNSNNNNNNQNQRYINSNDSFGDSQQRRDFDDNFRGGGSSGNLGISRDLPSNFGNFGRTDNNDSPSFGNRNSVSSNFNSDFRNFDNNYRGPQSNTNFGDNNGRYFNDAPRNQSRSNNVGGPSDDVSNFIDNYRGGPRSQNFGDQRSSNFNNADSYGGAGGGGNFNDNFRGNNYGDSGSNDFGPPGGFNNNIGMNNVGPSGGNFGNNNSRNFAQNDRRNFNDGNARNNSWNNSNTQQSSSLQDSGYQSAGNGNGNGNGNGNGNGNLSAWEASQRAYNSKRNQNPPKKNLNNGGVVRKPVPAPAIKNIQGIRANPKTVALITSNATRNPAVRNAVGAGGNARIAGGPGANPRNAGGPGPNPRNALGPGLNARNAVARIVGTLQTLSNVVGNQMKVKNVGPNQRKPNNVGPNQGRPQNAVNASRNPLPVRARNAGPALNPGKPRPPVVNNAQPKGQTVAGAAPRPGQKRPAPAAVAAPAAVSSPLSKSERKWLKVARKRGFLMGGFKLPYLLNGDPKKLPQFEDESYAVAFFEQTFIYSTNPYAGEEEFTEAAVVINEDSDDEAVKAARKIHKRTRKRLRTDLVSVHQSTSTMDWPSWWKEYKTLGEEIDKQLKACGNLNLEHSFLPNFPKLTTEQVIEAVIKSAHFGLEKNVDVPFDTMKTIFTLMNLTFLENLTDANKEEIQNIIRNIPNALWVHKMRTMINLWAKYKEVAEPSTATDAEAKEEHSRLQQATAREWKSPGFHWVAKQAFDELVSISAAEWKDHATLFPKLE, from the exons ATGGACTTTCGCAACAAGAATGACGTTTATGGCATCGGCCAGCGTCGTTTGGGAATTGGTAACTCAatcggctctggctctggcctgggTGCCGCATTTTATGCGCCAAACTTCGGCAACGATGGTGGTGGCTTcagctacaacaacagcaacaccaacaacatgcaGCTGGACCGCGGCCATAATCAAGGATTTGGTAACAGGAACTCGAGCCCAGATATGGGGGGAAACTTTAATCGTAATCGTTCCacaaacgaaaacaatttttccTACAACGACAACAATCGCCAGCGGGACTTGGAGATGATCTCGCGAGATGCCGCCTCGAATAGCTATTTGCGGGGCCTAGAAAACCGCTCCAACTTCAAttccaacaacaataacaacaaccaGAATCAGCGCTATATCAATTCCAATGATAGCTTTGGCGATAGCCAGCAGCGACGAGACTTTGACGACAATTTCCGTGGTGGCGGCTCATCGGGAAATTTGGGAATTTCCCGGGACCTGCCGAGCAATTTTGGGAACTTTGGTCGTACCGACAACAATGATTCCCCAAGTTTTGGCAACCGGAATTCGGTGAGTTCTAATTTCAATTCCGATTTCCGTAACTTCGACAACAACTATCGTGGCCCACAGTCGAACACCAACTTCGGCGACAACAATGGGCGTTACTTCAATGATGCCCCACGGAACCAGAGTCGTTCCAATAACGTTGGCGGACCCTCGGACGATGTGTCCAACTTTATTGATAATTATCGCGGCGGCCCCAGGTCGCAAAACTTTGGGGATCAGCGCTCCTCCAACTTTAATAATGCCGACTCTTATGGCGGTGCCGGAGGCGGCggcaattttaatgacaaTTTCCGTGGCAATAATTACGGAGACTCTGGCTCCAACGACTTTGGACCTCCTGGCGGCTTTAACAACAATATTGGCATGAATAATGTCGGTCCATCTGGTGGCAATtttggcaacaacaacagccgtAACTTTGCCCAGAACGATCGGCGCAACTTCAACGACGGCAACGCCCGGAACAACTCTTGGAACAACTCCAATACGCAGCAATCGTCTTCATTGCAAGACTCTGGATATCAGTCGGCTGGCAAcggaaatggcaatggaaacggcaacggcaacggcaatggcaatctGTCTGCCTGGGAGGCCAGCCAGCGGGCCTACAACTCGAAGCGGAATCAGAATCCACCCAAAAAGAACCTAAACAACGGCGGCGTCGTCCGCAAACCGGTCCCGGCACcagcaataaaaaatattcaagGTATTCGAGCAAATCCAAAAACGGTGGCCTTGATCACGTCCAATGCGACTAGAAATCCAGCAGTACGGAATGCTGTCGGTGCCGGTGGCAATGCACGCATCGCCGGCGGACCTGGAGCCAATCCACGGAATGCCGGCGGTCCCGGACCCAATCCAAGGAACGCTCTGGGTCCCGGCCTCAATGCACGCAATGCCGTCGCACGCATTGTTGGAACATTGCAGACCCTGAGCAATGTTGTGGGCAATCAAATGAAGGTAAAGAACGTCGGACCCAATCAAAGGAAGCCAAACAATGTCGGGCCGAATCAAGGCCGGCCACAGAACGCTGTCAATGCCAGTAGGAATCCACTTCCAGTCAGAGCCAGGAACGCTGGGCCAGCACTCAATCCTGGCAAACCCAGGCCCCCAGTGGTCAACAATGCCCAACCAAAGGGTCAGACCGTCGCTGGTGCAGCACCACGACCTG GACAAAAGCGTCCTGCcccagcagcagttgcagcaccagcagcagtcagCTCGCCTCTGTCAAAGTCTGAGAGAAAGTGGCTAAAGGTGGCCCGTAAGCGTGGTTTCCTTATGGGCGGCTTCAAGCTCCCATATCTCCTCAATGGGGATCCGAAGAAACTTCCGCAGTTTGAGGACGAATCGTATGCGGTGGCCTTCTTTGAGCAGACCTTCATTTACAGTACAAACCCATACGCCGGTGAGGAGGAGTTCACCGAGGCAGCTGTCGTTATCAATGAGGATTCGGATGACGAAGCGGTCAAGGCTGCGCGTAAGATCCACAAGCGTACCAGGAAACGTCTGCGCACCGATTTGGTGTCCGTTCATCAGTCGACCAGCACCATGGACTGGCCCAGTTGGTGGAAAGAGTACAAGACCCTTGGGGAGGAGATTGACAAACAGTTGAAGGCCTGTGGCAATCTCAATCTCGAACACAGCTTCTTGCCCAACTTCCCGAAGCTAACCACCGAACAGGTGATCGAAGCTGTCATCAAGTCGGCGCACTTTGGATTGGAGAAGAATGTGGATGTGCCGTTCGATACCATGAAGACGATTTTCACGCTGATGAATCTAACGTTTTTGGAGAACCTGACGGATGCGAACAAAGAGGAAATCCAGAATATAATACGCAACATACCCAATGCTCTTTGGGTACACAAGATGCGCACCATGATCAATCTGTGGGCCAAATATAAGGAGGTCGCGGAGCCTTCCACGGCCACAGATGCCGAGGCCAAGGAGGAGCATAGCCGTCTGCAGCAGGCCACGGCCCGTGAATGGAAGAGTCCCGGCTTCCATTGGGTGGCCAAGCAGGCCTTTGATGAACTTGTG TCTATTAGCGCTGCCGAGTGGAAGGATCATGCTACACTCTTTCCAAAACTAGAGTAA
- the LOC4816525 gene encoding putative uncharacterized protein DDB_G0282133 isoform X2, producing the protein MDFRNKNDVYGIGQRRLGIGNSIGSGSGLGAAFYAPNFGNDGGGFSYNNSNTNNMQLDRGHNQGFGNRNSSPDMGGNFNRNRSTNENNFSYNDNNRQRDLEMISRDAASNSYLRGLENRSNFNSNNNNNNQNQRYINSNDSFGDSQQRRDFDDNFRGGGSSGNLGISRDLPSNFGNFGRTDNNDSPSFGNRNSSNTNFGDNNGRYFNDAPRNQSRSNNVGGPSDDVSNFIDNYRGGPRSQNFGDQRSSNFNNADSYGGAGGGGNFNDNFRGNNYGDSGSNDFGPPGGFNNNIGMNNVGPSGGNFGNNNSRNFAQNDRRNFNDGNARNNSWNNSNTQQSSSLQDSGYQSAGNGNGNGNGNGNGNGNLSAWEASQRAYNSKRNQNPPKKNLNNGGVVRKPVPAPAIKNIQGIRANPKTVALITSNATRNPAVRNAVGAGGNARIAGGPGANPRNAGGPGPNPRNALGPGLNARNAVARIVGTLQTLSNVVGNQMKVKNVGPNQRKPNNVGPNQGRPQNAVNASRNPLPVRARNAGPALNPGKPRPPVVNNAQPKGQTVAGAAPRPGQKRPAPAAVAAPAAVSSPLSKSERKWLKVARKRGFLMGGFKLPYLLNGDPKKLPQFEDESYAVAFFEQTFIYSTNPYAGEEEFTEAAVVINEDSDDEAVKAARKIHKRTRKRLRTDLVSVHQSTSTMDWPSWWKEYKTLGEEIDKQLKACGNLNLEHSFLPNFPKLTTEQVIEAVIKSAHFGLEKNVDVPFDTMKTIFTLMNLTFLENLTDANKEEIQNIIRNIPNALWVHKMRTMINLWAKYKEVAEPSTATDAEAKEEHSRLQQATAREWKSPGFHWVAKQAFDELVSISAAEWKDHATLFPKLE; encoded by the exons ATGGACTTTCGCAACAAGAATGACGTTTATGGCATCGGCCAGCGTCGTTTGGGAATTGGTAACTCAatcggctctggctctggcctgggTGCCGCATTTTATGCGCCAAACTTCGGCAACGATGGTGGTGGCTTcagctacaacaacagcaacaccaacaacatgcaGCTGGACCGCGGCCATAATCAAGGATTTGGTAACAGGAACTCGAGCCCAGATATGGGGGGAAACTTTAATCGTAATCGTTCCacaaacgaaaacaatttttccTACAACGACAACAATCGCCAGCGGGACTTGGAGATGATCTCGCGAGATGCCGCCTCGAATAGCTATTTGCGGGGCCTAGAAAACCGCTCCAACTTCAAttccaacaacaataacaacaaccaGAATCAGCGCTATATCAATTCCAATGATAGCTTTGGCGATAGCCAGCAGCGACGAGACTTTGACGACAATTTCCGTGGTGGCGGCTCATCGGGAAATTTGGGAATTTCCCGGGACCTGCCGAGCAATTTTGGGAACTTTGGTCGTACCGACAACAATGATTCCCCAAGTTTTGGCAACCGGAATTCG TCGAACACCAACTTCGGCGACAACAATGGGCGTTACTTCAATGATGCCCCACGGAACCAGAGTCGTTCCAATAACGTTGGCGGACCCTCGGACGATGTGTCCAACTTTATTGATAATTATCGCGGCGGCCCCAGGTCGCAAAACTTTGGGGATCAGCGCTCCTCCAACTTTAATAATGCCGACTCTTATGGCGGTGCCGGAGGCGGCggcaattttaatgacaaTTTCCGTGGCAATAATTACGGAGACTCTGGCTCCAACGACTTTGGACCTCCTGGCGGCTTTAACAACAATATTGGCATGAATAATGTCGGTCCATCTGGTGGCAATtttggcaacaacaacagccgtAACTTTGCCCAGAACGATCGGCGCAACTTCAACGACGGCAACGCCCGGAACAACTCTTGGAACAACTCCAATACGCAGCAATCGTCTTCATTGCAAGACTCTGGATATCAGTCGGCTGGCAAcggaaatggcaatggaaacggcaacggcaacggcaatggcaatctGTCTGCCTGGGAGGCCAGCCAGCGGGCCTACAACTCGAAGCGGAATCAGAATCCACCCAAAAAGAACCTAAACAACGGCGGCGTCGTCCGCAAACCGGTCCCGGCACcagcaataaaaaatattcaagGTATTCGAGCAAATCCAAAAACGGTGGCCTTGATCACGTCCAATGCGACTAGAAATCCAGCAGTACGGAATGCTGTCGGTGCCGGTGGCAATGCACGCATCGCCGGCGGACCTGGAGCCAATCCACGGAATGCCGGCGGTCCCGGACCCAATCCAAGGAACGCTCTGGGTCCCGGCCTCAATGCACGCAATGCCGTCGCACGCATTGTTGGAACATTGCAGACCCTGAGCAATGTTGTGGGCAATCAAATGAAGGTAAAGAACGTCGGACCCAATCAAAGGAAGCCAAACAATGTCGGGCCGAATCAAGGCCGGCCACAGAACGCTGTCAATGCCAGTAGGAATCCACTTCCAGTCAGAGCCAGGAACGCTGGGCCAGCACTCAATCCTGGCAAACCCAGGCCCCCAGTGGTCAACAATGCCCAACCAAAGGGTCAGACCGTCGCTGGTGCAGCACCACGACCTG GACAAAAGCGTCCTGCcccagcagcagttgcagcaccagcagcagtcagCTCGCCTCTGTCAAAGTCTGAGAGAAAGTGGCTAAAGGTGGCCCGTAAGCGTGGTTTCCTTATGGGCGGCTTCAAGCTCCCATATCTCCTCAATGGGGATCCGAAGAAACTTCCGCAGTTTGAGGACGAATCGTATGCGGTGGCCTTCTTTGAGCAGACCTTCATTTACAGTACAAACCCATACGCCGGTGAGGAGGAGTTCACCGAGGCAGCTGTCGTTATCAATGAGGATTCGGATGACGAAGCGGTCAAGGCTGCGCGTAAGATCCACAAGCGTACCAGGAAACGTCTGCGCACCGATTTGGTGTCCGTTCATCAGTCGACCAGCACCATGGACTGGCCCAGTTGGTGGAAAGAGTACAAGACCCTTGGGGAGGAGATTGACAAACAGTTGAAGGCCTGTGGCAATCTCAATCTCGAACACAGCTTCTTGCCCAACTTCCCGAAGCTAACCACCGAACAGGTGATCGAAGCTGTCATCAAGTCGGCGCACTTTGGATTGGAGAAGAATGTGGATGTGCCGTTCGATACCATGAAGACGATTTTCACGCTGATGAATCTAACGTTTTTGGAGAACCTGACGGATGCGAACAAAGAGGAAATCCAGAATATAATACGCAACATACCCAATGCTCTTTGGGTACACAAGATGCGCACCATGATCAATCTGTGGGCCAAATATAAGGAGGTCGCGGAGCCTTCCACGGCCACAGATGCCGAGGCCAAGGAGGAGCATAGCCGTCTGCAGCAGGCCACGGCCCGTGAATGGAAGAGTCCCGGCTTCCATTGGGTGGCCAAGCAGGCCTTTGATGAACTTGTG TCTATTAGCGCTGCCGAGTGGAAGGATCATGCTACACTCTTTCCAAAACTAGAGTAA
- the Pih1D1 gene encoding PIH1 domain-containing protein 1 isoform X2: MARRTNFIDGSDSFREQNLRFVRNEFEDNVNQFFGGANPSGNIQQQQQAPPRDALIVQPTPGFCMKSFKVNSTEKFFINVCQASEVPAPEDVTEEELIAILESPTPGSFRVPMSISDPRHTKDRSDKTVDVCDIAINPQFLVKIQKSQLFKNFFQQLAAEALSEKYNVQISMEKIITLNNRKFVGTLVSHRVRNADVKHVQSLSGKLAAIEPGKDQKASSKLVQEIDDKYAAAIRKIRQTAELQYKLRAQIRADAVHEIQAEIYLPNCVSSHEINLDVGEDRILVESRKHGYVFDKFVNYRLQQDRARALFDKTSKMLQVRIPVYSQ, translated from the exons atgGCACGCCGCACTAATTTTATTGATGGCAGCGACAGTTTTCGCGAGCAGAATCTACGTTTTGTTCGG AATGAGTTTGAGGATAATGTTAACCAGTTCTTTGGGGGCGCCAACCCATCTGGCAAtatacagcagcagcagcaggcgccaCCGCGGGACGCTTTGATTGTGCAACCCACACCAG GATTCTGTATGAAGAGCTTCAAGGTGAACAGCACTGAGAAGTTCTTCATCAATGTGTGCCAGGCCTCGGAGGTGCCAGCACCCGAAGATGTCACCGAGGAGGAGCTGATTGCCATACTGGAATCACCGACACCGGGCTCGTTTCGTGTGCCCATGAGCATCTCCGATCCGCGACACACCAAGGATCGGTCAGACAAGACCGTCGATGTCTGCGACATTGCCATCAATCCACAGTTTTTGGTCAAGATACAGAAATCGCAGCTTTTCAAGAACTTCTTTCAGCAGCTGGCCGCCGAGGCACTCAGCGAGAAGTACAACGTACAGATATCCATGGAAAAGATCATCACCCTGAACAATCGCAAGTTTGTGGGCACCCTGGTCTCGCATCGAGTGCGCAACGCTGATGTGAAACATGTCCAATCCCTGTCCGGTAAACTTGCCGCTATTGAACCCGGCAAGGATCAGAAGGCGTCTTCGAAATTGGTGCAGGAGATCGATGACAAGTATGCGGCTGCCATCAGGAAGATCCGCCAGACGGCGGAGCTGCAGTACAAGCTACGTGCCCAGATCCGCGCTGATGCTGTTCATGAAATCCAAGCCGAGATCTACCTACCGAATTGT GTCTCCTCGCACGAGATAAACCTGGATGTTGGTGAGGATCGCATCTTGGTCGAGTCCCGAAAACACGGCTATGTCTTTGACAAATTTGTCAATTATCGTCTGCAACAGGATCGTGCCCGTGCCCTGTTCGACAAGACCAGCAAG ATGCTACAAGTCCGCATTCCTGTTTACAGTCAATAA